The stretch of DNA taattagcatatattatataaatatatttgtttatataaaataatgcattGTTAAAATAGACCGTTGCATCAGACTTAGAACAAGTGAAAAATGGAactatctaaaaatatataaattcttaATACATTAGAAAACCTATTTATGAGAACCAGTAGCCCAATGTATTGTAGTGAGGCAagccaaaaaatattttaataattacactATAATTAAAAGGACATTTTAATGCAGCAGTTATGTTCATCTTTGTGCTTGGATTCCTTTTAGTAGGTTAATAATTGTGACTATATACATAAAGTCACATgagtttttcatgtttaatgacATCAAAGTGGCTCTAAATAAGAAAATCTCTCTCTGTCACAGGCACTGCTATGTTGAAACGCATTAGATATGACTGATGTCGAGGTGACGTATGAAGACTTCATGGCCTCTGGAAGGACCGGCCGACGCAATGCTGTACACGACATCCTGGGAACCTCCGGTGGCCTGGACGCTAGCGGACTCTCCCAAACTCTGTCTGAGCACAATATTAGCAAAGCAGGTGAGTAAAGCTGAGTGTTATCTCTTCAGAAAGAACATGGAGTGTCATCAAAACACTGCAGTAATGTAATATGGCACTAAGATGCAGGCTGGTCATGAATAATGCACCAGACGAGCCTGCTTTAGGCAAACTAGAGAGTTTAGAGGGCATGTTAGTGGCTTCCTGCACCAGTTTTTAGCTCAAGACAAACACGGATGTGCTTTATCAAATATAGGCCTGTTAGCCGAAGGCATCCCTGTGAAAAAAGCATAGCAGCGACTGCTAAACAGCCTGCCGTGCCGTAGGCCGTTGAGTATCCACTAGTTTTCATCATAACCATCTggggttttttttctgtttttgttttcacaAACAAAGCTCTCTATGTTTTGTTCTCAGAGGTAGGGAATGATGAAGAGAAAAACCAAAGCTTGGCAGACTCCGATTCCAAGCAGGAAGAAGGCAAAGGGGAAGGTACATAACAGACTTCAGTGACAGAATCAGGAAGTACCCCCTCTAGTGGCTGATTTTAGAACTGAGCACGGAGGGGTTGACACTGAAAGTAGCAGAGCATCCCTCTCCGTTAAGGATCCGGATGGAGGACACTTTGCTTTGAAGAAACTACTGTGAAAGGCTGGGCCTTAAGAATCACAGCTACTTTAGCTGATGTAGGTATGATTTCTACTTAATAACTTTACTTTAGTTGTTTGGTGCTTAGAGTGGCTGGTGGGAATTTGGGTCAGAAGTAATGGCATTAGATTGGCGAAGACACTCTTGGGAGATCACATGGATCACCGCATCGGATTCACCTATTAA from Carassius carassius chromosome 35, fCarCar2.1, whole genome shotgun sequence encodes:
- the pkia gene encoding cAMP-dependent protein kinase inhibitor alpha — its product is MTDVEVTYEDFMASGRTGRRNAVHDILGTSGGLDASGLSQTLSEHNISKAEVGNDEEKNQSLADSDSKQEEGKGEGT